A genome region from Streptomyces sp. S4.7 includes the following:
- a CDS encoding bifunctional methylenetetrahydrofolate dehydrogenase/methenyltetrahydrofolate cyclohydrolase, which yields MTAQILDGKATAAAIKSDLTARVAALKAQGITPGLGTLLVGDDPGSRWYVNGKHRDCAEVGIASIQRELPDTASQEEIEAVVRELNANPDCTGYIVQLPLPKGIDANRVLELMDPEKDADGLHPMSLGRLVLNETGPLPCTPYGIIQLLRAHGVEIKGAHVVVVGRGITVGRSIPLLLTRKSENATVTQCHTGTRDLGAHLRQADIIVSAAGVRHVIKAEDVKPGAAVLDVGVSRDEHGKIAGDVHPDVAGVAGWISPNPGGVGPMTRAQLLVNVVEAAERAGSGSGT from the coding sequence ATGACCGCCCAAATTCTCGATGGCAAGGCCACGGCAGCCGCGATCAAGTCCGACCTGACCGCCCGCGTGGCGGCCCTCAAGGCGCAGGGCATCACCCCCGGCCTGGGGACCCTGCTCGTCGGGGACGACCCGGGCAGCCGTTGGTACGTCAACGGCAAGCACCGCGACTGTGCCGAGGTCGGCATCGCCTCGATCCAGCGTGAGCTGCCCGACACCGCCTCCCAGGAGGAGATCGAGGCGGTCGTACGCGAGCTGAACGCGAACCCCGACTGCACGGGCTACATCGTGCAACTGCCGCTCCCCAAGGGCATCGACGCCAACCGTGTCCTGGAGCTGATGGACCCGGAGAAGGACGCCGACGGGCTGCACCCGATGAGCCTCGGCCGGCTGGTGCTGAACGAGACCGGTCCGCTGCCGTGCACCCCGTACGGCATCATCCAGCTGCTGCGCGCGCACGGTGTCGAGATCAAGGGCGCGCACGTCGTGGTCGTCGGGCGCGGGATCACCGTGGGCCGCTCCATCCCGCTGCTGCTCACCCGTAAGTCCGAGAACGCGACCGTGACGCAGTGCCACACCGGCACCCGTGATCTCGGCGCGCATCTGCGGCAGGCCGACATCATCGTGTCGGCCGCCGGTGTGCGCCACGTCATCAAGGCGGAGGACGTCAAGCCGGGCGCGGCCGTCCTCGATGTCGGCGTCAGCCGCGACGAGCACGGCAAGATCGCCGGCGACGTCCACCCGGACGTCGCGGGAGTGGCAGGCTGGATCTCCCCGAACCCCGGCGGAGTGGGCCCGATGACCCGCGCGCAGCTGCTGGTCAACGTCGTCGAGGCGGCGGAGCGCGCCGGAAGCGGAAGCGGAACGTGA
- a CDS encoding DUF3017 domain-containing protein, protein MGAGTSAAAEPGGEGGPAVSEPGVAEAVATPETDEKADKADEADGRKADAGGDGHAEKGDDAGDGGEAPAAPGTSRRFPTVTQDTARPEGGGRAAPGDAPAPARQWPLLTVVGATGLGLLIVGLAPFDQSFRIGTILIGVALVTGAILRRIMPSVGMLAVRSRFTDMVTYGLLGVAIVLLSLMTQPKPWLEIPFLEDVVHSTVP, encoded by the coding sequence ATGGGTGCTGGTACGAGTGCGGCCGCCGAGCCCGGCGGTGAGGGCGGCCCTGCCGTGAGCGAGCCGGGGGTGGCCGAGGCGGTGGCGACCCCGGAGACGGACGAGAAAGCCGACAAGGCCGACGAGGCCGACGGGCGGAAGGCGGACGCGGGCGGGGACGGGCACGCGGAGAAGGGGGACGACGCGGGCGACGGCGGCGAGGCCCCAGCGGCCCCCGGCACCTCGCGGCGTTTTCCGACCGTCACGCAGGACACCGCGCGGCCCGAGGGCGGCGGCCGTGCCGCTCCCGGCGACGCCCCCGCGCCCGCCCGTCAGTGGCCCCTGCTGACCGTGGTCGGCGCGACGGGTCTGGGGCTGCTGATCGTCGGGCTGGCACCGTTCGACCAGTCGTTCCGCATCGGCACGATACTGATCGGTGTGGCGTTGGTCACCGGCGCGATCCTGCGGCGGATCATGCCGTCGGTCGGCATGCTCGCCGTACGGTCACGCTTCACCGACATGGTGACGTACGGCCTGCTCGGAGTCGCGATCGTGCTGCTGTCGCTGATGACGCAGCCGAAGCCCTGGCTGGAGATCCCGTTCCTGGAGGACGTGGTCCACTCGACGGTCCCGTAA
- a CDS encoding XRE family transcriptional regulator, translating to MPRWKALPEELDPQVREFATQLRRLVDKSGLSIAAVADRTGYSKTSWERYLNGRLLAPKGAIVALAEVTGTNPLHLTTMWELSERAWSRSEMRHDMTMEAIRITQARDALGEFGGDVGPGRSGGSRPGGRTATPPGAGAGGAGGYAGANRPPAGAPQGPPPGFPPSTPSAQPVPSGEGGGRGKRRTTIFVAALVGAALVLAGAFLLTDLGGGGDKKPVAQTPSAKPTTSAPELPAGVKCAGDDCTGEDPELMGCGGEFAETATTATVGTAVVEVRYSETCGVAWARITQAAPGDTIEIAADQGEGKPQTGTVNADKDAYTPMVAVATASEAKACATLTTGVEGCTAAR from the coding sequence ATGCCTCGTTGGAAGGCACTACCGGAGGAGCTCGACCCACAGGTCAGGGAGTTCGCCACGCAGCTGCGCCGGCTTGTGGACAAGAGCGGCCTGAGCATCGCCGCGGTGGCGGACCGCACCGGTTACAGCAAGACGTCGTGGGAGCGGTATCTCAACGGGCGGCTGCTCGCGCCCAAGGGCGCGATCGTGGCGCTCGCCGAGGTGACCGGGACGAATCCGCTGCACCTCACGACGATGTGGGAGCTCTCGGAGCGGGCGTGGAGCCGTTCCGAGATGCGTCACGACATGACGATGGAAGCGATCCGGATCACCCAGGCGCGGGACGCGCTCGGCGAGTTCGGCGGCGACGTCGGCCCCGGCCGCTCCGGGGGCAGCCGCCCCGGCGGACGTACGGCGACGCCTCCGGGTGCGGGTGCCGGCGGCGCGGGGGGCTACGCCGGCGCGAACCGTCCTCCGGCCGGCGCCCCCCAGGGCCCGCCCCCCGGCTTCCCGCCGTCGACCCCCTCCGCGCAGCCCGTGCCGTCCGGAGAGGGCGGTGGGCGCGGCAAGCGCCGGACGACGATCTTCGTGGCGGCTCTCGTCGGCGCGGCGCTGGTGCTGGCCGGGGCCTTCCTGCTGACCGACCTCGGTGGTGGCGGCGACAAGAAGCCGGTCGCGCAGACCCCGTCGGCGAAGCCGACCACGAGCGCGCCCGAACTGCCCGCCGGGGTGAAGTGCGCGGGCGACGACTGCACGGGTGAGGACCCCGAACTCATGGGCTGCGGAGGCGAGTTCGCCGAGACCGCGACGACCGCGACGGTCGGCACGGCGGTCGTCGAGGTCCGCTACAGCGAGACGTGCGGGGTGGCCTGGGCCCGTATCACCCAGGCGGCGCCCGGCGACACGATAGAGATAGCGGCCGACCAGGGCGAGGGAAAGCCCCAAACGGGCACGGTCAACGCGGACAAGGACGCCTACACCCCGATGGTCGCGGTGGCCACGGCGTCCGAGGCGAAGGCGTGCGCGACGCTCACGACGGGCGTGGAGGGCTGCACGGCGGCCCGGTGA
- a CDS encoding malate dehydrogenase, with translation MTRTPVNVTVTGAAGQIGYALLFRIASGQLLGADVPVSLRLLEIPQGLKAAEGTAMELDDCAFPLLRGIEITDDANAAFSGANVALLVGARPRTKGMERGDLLSANGGIFKPQGKAINDNAADDIKVLVVGNPANTNALIAQAAAPDVPAERFTAMTRLDHNRAISQLAAKTGAQVTDIKRLTIWGNHSATQYPDIFHAEIAGKNAAETVNDEQWLADTFIPTVAKRGAAIIEARGASSAASAANAAIDHVHTWINGTPEGDWTSMGIPSDGSYGVPEGIISSFPVTTRNGAYEIVQGLDINDFSRARIDASVKELTEERDAVRELGLL, from the coding sequence ATGACCCGCACTCCCGTGAATGTCACCGTCACCGGCGCAGCCGGCCAGATCGGCTACGCGCTGCTCTTCCGCATCGCCTCCGGCCAACTGCTCGGCGCGGATGTGCCGGTCAGCCTGCGTCTGCTGGAGATCCCGCAGGGCCTGAAGGCCGCCGAGGGCACCGCCATGGAGCTCGACGACTGCGCCTTCCCGCTGCTCCGCGGCATCGAGATCACCGACGACGCCAACGCCGCGTTCTCCGGCGCCAACGTCGCGCTGCTCGTCGGCGCCCGCCCCCGCACCAAGGGCATGGAGCGCGGCGATCTGCTCTCCGCCAACGGCGGCATCTTCAAGCCTCAGGGCAAGGCCATCAACGACAACGCCGCGGACGACATCAAGGTTCTCGTCGTCGGCAACCCGGCCAACACCAACGCCCTCATCGCCCAGGCGGCGGCCCCGGACGTACCGGCCGAGCGCTTCACCGCGATGACCCGGCTCGACCACAACCGCGCGATCTCGCAGCTCGCCGCGAAGACCGGCGCGCAGGTCACGGACATCAAGCGCCTGACGATCTGGGGCAACCACTCGGCCACCCAGTACCCGGACATCTTCCATGCGGAGATCGCGGGCAAGAACGCCGCCGAGACCGTCAACGACGAGCAGTGGCTGGCCGACACCTTCATCCCGACCGTCGCCAAGCGCGGCGCGGCGATCATCGAGGCCCGCGGCGCGTCCTCGGCGGCCTCGGCCGCCAACGCCGCCATCGACCACGTCCACACGTGGATCAACGGCACCCCCGAGGGCGACTGGACCTCCATGGGCATCCCGTCGGACGGCTCGTACGGCGTCCCGGAGGGCATCATCTCCTCCTTCCCGGTCACCACGAGGAACGGCGCGTACGAGATCGTCCAGGGCCTGGACATCAACGACTTCTCCCGCGCGCGCATCGACGCCTCGGTGAAGGAGCTGACGGAGGAGCGCGACGCGGTCCGCGAGCTCGGTCTGCTCTGA
- a CDS encoding DUF5954 family protein: protein MNAYGEGLPAYRTIRMTVQDGPIAAFADEEAWRARERYPTIVGMGLPVFVAATESERGGWEILGSAGDTPQSVRDSLGSHFRRLANEAAEAGRAGDRKKYRAAYEKLDRVAVDELRVLGTRYRVVRVEQFIRLGPDGPEPPRPSDPDPGEVGEAHRLPSRIKGFVIDPYIGTGMAEGLLKFDLMQFVLKAGTAPPDVRGDSLRAVETHPGGVLLPAEFAIAECGGDGQWKPHSGAAPSPQAARDRLAVDFRVMTPIRQRLSEAEREEYARAADRLDEKRGAGIAVAGRRYRVARVEQLVRIGPDGPEGPRPSDFDPDPPIEAHARQLSEQDRLGDEPEDEDASLELNEEVREIRRLMEKEEARRAAWKLQREKGKRAAKPPEPGRESGPGPEPDNPWGVSGM from the coding sequence ATGAACGCATACGGAGAGGGGTTGCCCGCGTACCGGACCATCCGCATGACGGTGCAGGACGGTCCGATCGCGGCATTCGCCGACGAGGAGGCGTGGCGGGCCCGGGAGCGGTATCCCACGATCGTGGGCATGGGGCTGCCGGTCTTCGTCGCCGCGACGGAGTCGGAGCGCGGCGGCTGGGAGATCCTGGGCTCCGCAGGGGACACACCGCAGTCCGTCCGCGACTCCCTCGGCTCGCACTTCCGCCGGCTGGCCAACGAGGCCGCGGAAGCCGGGCGCGCGGGCGACCGCAAGAAGTACCGCGCGGCGTACGAGAAGCTCGACCGGGTCGCGGTGGACGAGTTGCGGGTGCTCGGCACGCGGTACCGCGTGGTGCGGGTGGAGCAGTTCATCCGGCTGGGTCCGGACGGGCCCGAGCCGCCGAGGCCGTCGGACCCGGACCCCGGAGAGGTGGGGGAGGCGCACCGGCTGCCCAGTCGCATCAAGGGGTTCGTCATCGATCCGTACATCGGTACGGGGATGGCGGAGGGGCTGCTCAAGTTCGATCTGATGCAGTTCGTACTGAAGGCCGGGACCGCGCCGCCCGATGTGCGCGGCGATTCTCTGCGGGCCGTGGAGACGCATCCGGGCGGGGTGCTGCTGCCGGCGGAGTTCGCGATCGCCGAGTGCGGCGGGGACGGGCAGTGGAAGCCGCACTCGGGTGCGGCGCCGAGCCCGCAGGCCGCGCGGGACCGGCTGGCGGTGGACTTCCGCGTCATGACGCCCATTCGGCAGAGGCTGAGTGAGGCGGAGCGCGAGGAGTACGCGCGGGCGGCCGACCGGCTGGACGAGAAGCGCGGGGCGGGCATCGCGGTGGCCGGGCGGCGCTACCGGGTCGCGCGCGTGGAGCAGTTGGTACGGATCGGGCCCGACGGACCGGAGGGGCCCCGCCCTTCGGACTTCGACCCGGATCCGCCGATCGAGGCGCATGCGAGACAACTGAGCGAGCAGGACCGGCTGGGCGACGAGCCCGAGGACGAGGACGCGTCCCTCGAACTGAACGAGGAAGTGCGGGAGATCAGGCGGCTGATGGAGAAGGAGGAGGCGAGGCGGGCCGCTTGGAAGCTGCAACGGGAGAAGGGGAAGCGAGCCGCGAAGCCTCCGGAGCCGGGACGGGAGTCCGGGCCGGGGCCGGAGCCCGACAACCCCTGGGGCGTGTCCGGGATGTAG
- a CDS encoding phospholipase, giving the protein MRRRLAMPLAALALALPATLMSANSAAAAPADKPQVLSSWTQTSAASYNSWVSARGNQGAWSAYGFDWSTDYCSSSPDNPFGFPFQTSCARHDFGYRNYKAAGSFSANKARLDNAFYSDLKRVCANYSGATKTSCDGTAWTYYQAVSIFGRSAAVDGTKSVV; this is encoded by the coding sequence ATGCGCCGACGTCTGGCGATGCCGCTCGCCGCTCTCGCTCTCGCTCTCCCCGCCACCTTGATGTCGGCGAACTCCGCCGCCGCCGCACCGGCCGACAAGCCCCAGGTGCTGAGCAGTTGGACGCAGACCAGCGCCGCCAGCTACAACTCGTGGGTCTCCGCGCGCGGCAACCAGGGCGCCTGGTCCGCGTACGGCTTCGACTGGTCCACGGACTACTGCTCGTCCTCGCCGGACAACCCCTTCGGCTTCCCGTTCCAGACGTCCTGCGCGCGCCACGACTTCGGCTACCGCAACTACAAGGCGGCCGGTTCCTTCTCCGCCAACAAGGCTCGGCTGGACAACGCGTTCTACTCCGACCTGAAGCGGGTCTGCGCCAACTACTCGGGCGCGACGAAGACCTCCTGCGACGGCACGGCGTGGACGTACTACCAGGCCGTCAGCATCTTCGGCCGTTCCGCGGCGGTCGACGGCACCAAGTCCGTCGTCTGA
- a CDS encoding aldehyde dehydrogenase family protein — protein sequence MSAQQTIFVGGKWREAASGATREILDPADAKPFAVVSEGGAEDVDAAVDAARGAFDGGAGAWPRTAVTERAALLRRVAGLLRRDREALGALESRDAGKTVEEGRVDVDCVADAFAHFADLVTNESGGRVVDAGSPEIHSVVVHEPVGVCALITPWNYPLLQASWKIAPALAAGNTFVVKPSEITPLSTVALIDLLTEAGLPPGVANLVTGAGDPVGARMAEHPGVDLVSFTGGLASGTKVMRAAAPGVKKVALELGGKNPNVVFADSCATDEGFDTAVDQALNAAFIHSGQVCSAGSRLIVEESLRERFVAELARRAARIRLGRGTGEGVECGPLVSAGQLAKTEEYVASALADGAVLRAGGKRPEPGEQRPAEGYFYEPTVLDQCHREMRVVREEVFGPVLTVETFRTEDEAVALANDTEYGLAGGVWTADPGRARRVAGRLRHGTVWINDFHPYLPQAEWGGFGKSGIGRELGPAGLAEYREAKHIYQNLAPRPVRWFAG from the coding sequence GTGTCGGCACAACAGACCATCTTTGTGGGCGGGAAGTGGCGCGAAGCCGCCTCCGGTGCCACACGCGAGATCCTCGACCCCGCCGACGCCAAGCCGTTCGCGGTGGTGTCCGAAGGCGGCGCCGAGGATGTCGACGCGGCAGTCGACGCCGCACGCGGGGCCTTCGACGGGGGTGCGGGGGCCTGGCCGCGCACGGCTGTCACCGAGCGGGCAGCGTTGCTGCGGCGGGTCGCCGGGCTGCTGCGGCGGGACCGGGAGGCGCTCGGAGCGCTGGAGAGCCGGGACGCGGGCAAGACCGTCGAGGAGGGGCGGGTCGACGTCGACTGCGTCGCCGACGCCTTCGCCCACTTCGCCGACCTCGTGACGAACGAGAGCGGCGGCCGGGTCGTGGACGCCGGTTCCCCGGAGATCCACAGTGTCGTCGTGCACGAACCCGTCGGTGTCTGCGCGCTCATCACCCCATGGAACTATCCGCTTCTCCAGGCGAGTTGGAAGATTGCCCCGGCGCTGGCCGCGGGCAACACTTTTGTCGTCAAGCCGAGCGAGATCACCCCGCTCAGCACCGTCGCGCTGATCGACCTGCTCACCGAGGCCGGTCTGCCGCCCGGCGTCGCCAACCTCGTGACCGGCGCCGGAGACCCCGTCGGCGCCCGCATGGCCGAGCACCCCGGCGTGGACCTCGTGTCGTTCACCGGCGGACTGGCCAGCGGTACGAAGGTGATGCGGGCCGCCGCGCCCGGTGTCAAGAAGGTCGCGCTGGAGCTGGGCGGGAAGAACCCGAACGTCGTCTTCGCCGACTCCTGCGCCACCGACGAGGGCTTCGACACCGCCGTCGACCAGGCCCTGAACGCCGCGTTCATCCACAGCGGCCAGGTCTGCTCCGCCGGTTCGCGCCTCATCGTCGAGGAGTCGCTGCGCGAGCGCTTCGTCGCCGAACTCGCCCGCCGTGCCGCGAGGATCCGGCTCGGCCGGGGCACCGGCGAGGGCGTCGAGTGCGGACCCCTCGTATCGGCCGGGCAGTTGGCGAAGACCGAGGAGTACGTCGCTTCCGCCCTGGCCGACGGCGCCGTGCTGCGGGCCGGCGGCAAGCGCCCCGAACCGGGTGAACAGCGGCCCGCCGAGGGGTACTTCTACGAGCCGACCGTCCTCGACCAGTGCCACCGCGAGATGCGGGTCGTCCGCGAGGAGGTCTTCGGCCCCGTACTGACCGTCGAGACCTTCCGTACGGAGGACGAGGCCGTCGCGCTCGCCAACGACACCGAGTACGGGCTGGCCGGCGGTGTCTGGACGGCGGACCCCGGACGCGCGCGGCGCGTCGCCGGACGGCTGCGCCACGGCACCGTCTGGATCAACGACTTCCACCCCTATCTGCCGCAGGCCGAGTGGGGCGGCTTCGGCAAGTCCGGCATCGGGCGCGAGCTGGGGCCCGCCGGTCTCGCCGAGTACCGCGAGGCCAAGCACATCTACCAGAACCTCGCGCCACGGCCCGTGCGCTGGTTCGCCGGCTGA
- a CDS encoding GMC oxidoreductase, which yields MAEHDAAYDYVVVGGGTAGSVIASRLTEDPDVTVAVIEGGPSDIDRPDVLTLRRWMGLLGGELDYDYPTTEQPRGNSHIRHSRARVLGGCSSHNTLIAFRPLPSDWDEWAAAGAEGWDAKSMEPYFGRLRNNIVPVDERDRNPIARDFVDSAQAALGVPRVEGFNKKPFHEGAGFFDLAYHPEDNKRSSASVAYLHPFLDRPNLRLLLETWAYRLELDGTHATGVRVRAADGTESYVRARREVLVCAGAVDTPRLLLHSGIGPRADLEALGIPVTHDLPGVGENLLDHPESVIVWETDGPIPENSAMDSDAGLFVRRDPQTPGPDLMFHFYQIPFTDNPERLGYERPAHGVSMTPNIPKPRSRGRLFLTSADPEVKPALDFRYFTDEDDYDGRTLVDGIRIARQVAAAEPLANWLTREVCPGPDITSDDELSEYARKCAHTVYHPAGTCRMGAPDDEQAVVGPDLTVRGLTGVRIADASVFPTMPAVNPMIGVLMVGEKCAELLATAATTATTAATTPTTNDTAGPAADTTAPGGDA from the coding sequence ATGGCCGAACACGACGCCGCATACGACTACGTCGTCGTCGGGGGCGGCACCGCGGGATCGGTGATCGCCTCCCGGCTCACCGAGGACCCCGACGTCACCGTCGCCGTCATCGAGGGAGGGCCGTCCGACATCGACCGGCCCGACGTGCTGACGCTCCGGCGCTGGATGGGGCTGCTCGGCGGCGAGCTGGACTACGACTACCCGACCACCGAGCAGCCGCGCGGCAACTCCCACATCCGGCACAGCCGGGCCCGGGTCCTCGGCGGCTGCTCCTCGCACAACACCCTGATCGCCTTCCGGCCGCTGCCCTCCGACTGGGACGAGTGGGCGGCGGCCGGCGCCGAGGGCTGGGACGCCAAGTCCATGGAGCCGTACTTCGGGCGGCTGCGCAACAACATCGTGCCGGTGGACGAGCGGGACCGTAACCCGATCGCCCGCGACTTCGTCGACTCCGCACAGGCGGCGCTCGGCGTCCCGCGCGTGGAGGGCTTCAACAAGAAGCCCTTCCACGAAGGCGCCGGATTCTTCGACCTCGCCTACCACCCCGAGGACAACAAGCGGTCGTCCGCCTCGGTGGCGTACCTCCACCCGTTCCTGGACCGGCCCAACCTCCGGCTGCTGCTGGAGACCTGGGCGTACCGCCTGGAGCTCGACGGCACGCACGCGACAGGCGTACGCGTTCGGGCGGCGGACGGCACCGAGTCGTACGTCCGCGCCCGGCGCGAAGTCCTCGTCTGCGCCGGCGCCGTCGACACACCCCGGCTGCTCCTGCACTCCGGCATCGGACCGCGCGCCGACCTGGAGGCGCTCGGGATCCCCGTCACCCACGATCTGCCGGGCGTCGGCGAGAACCTGCTCGACCACCCCGAGTCGGTCATCGTCTGGGAGACCGACGGGCCGATCCCCGAGAACTCGGCGATGGACTCCGACGCGGGCCTCTTCGTCCGGCGCGACCCGCAGACCCCGGGCCCGGACCTGATGTTCCACTTCTACCAGATCCCGTTCACGGACAACCCCGAGCGCCTCGGGTACGAACGCCCCGCGCACGGCGTCTCGATGACGCCCAACATCCCCAAGCCCCGCAGCCGCGGCCGCCTCTTCCTCACGAGCGCCGACCCCGAGGTCAAACCGGCCCTGGACTTCCGCTACTTCACCGACGAGGACGACTACGACGGCCGCACCCTCGTGGACGGGATCCGGATCGCCCGGCAGGTCGCCGCCGCGGAACCGCTCGCCAACTGGCTGACCCGCGAGGTCTGTCCGGGCCCGGACATCACCTCCGACGACGAGCTGAGCGAGTACGCGCGCAAGTGCGCCCACACGGTCTACCACCCGGCAGGCACCTGCCGGATGGGCGCTCCCGACGACGAACAGGCCGTGGTGGGACCGGATCTGACGGTCCGTGGACTCACGGGCGTCCGGATCGCGGACGCCTCCGTCTTCCCCACCATGCCGGCCGTGAACCCGATGATCGGCGTCCTGATGGTCGGGGAGAAGTGCGCCGAACTGCTCGCCACGGCAGCGACGACGGCCACGACAGCCGCCACGACACCCACGACCAACGACACAGCGGGACCAGCCGCTGACACAACCGCACCGGGAGGTGATGCGTGA
- a CDS encoding glycine betaine/L-proline ABC transporter ATP-binding protein yields MTATEPVFSVRDLWKVFGPKAERIPGSKDHAALSAEELRARTGCTAAVRDVSFDVRRGEVFVVMGLSGSGKSTLVRCLTRLIEPTSGQLSMDGEDVIAMDKTRLRELRRHRAAMVFQHFGLLPHRSVLDNVAYGLEIQGMSRPERRAKAADIVVKVGLEGLEDRRPGQLSGGQQQRVGLARALAVDPQVLLFDEPFSALDPLIRRDMQEEVIRLHREEGRTMVFITHDLNEALRLGDRIALMRDGGIVQLGTPEEIVANPADDYVRDFVRDVPREQVISVRRAMRPARDGEGESGVALKPDTLVSDAIEAVARSGAYCRVVDNSRTLGVVGYEELLAVVAGLDDEAEPKEVAAV; encoded by the coding sequence ATGACCGCCACCGAACCGGTCTTCTCCGTACGCGATCTGTGGAAGGTCTTCGGACCGAAGGCCGAACGGATACCGGGCAGCAAGGACCACGCGGCGCTGTCCGCCGAGGAGCTGAGGGCACGGACCGGCTGCACCGCCGCCGTCCGTGACGTCTCCTTCGACGTCCGCAGGGGTGAGGTCTTCGTCGTCATGGGCCTCTCCGGCTCGGGCAAGTCGACCCTCGTACGCTGTCTGACCCGGCTCATCGAGCCGACCAGCGGGCAGCTGTCCATGGACGGCGAGGACGTCATCGCCATGGACAAGACCCGGCTGCGCGAACTGCGCAGGCACCGCGCCGCGATGGTCTTCCAGCACTTCGGTCTGCTGCCGCACCGCTCCGTGCTCGACAACGTCGCCTACGGCCTGGAAATCCAGGGCATGAGCCGCCCCGAGCGGCGTGCCAAGGCCGCGGACATCGTCGTCAAGGTCGGCCTCGAAGGACTTGAGGACCGGCGCCCCGGCCAGCTCTCCGGCGGCCAGCAGCAGCGCGTCGGGCTCGCCCGCGCGCTCGCCGTGGACCCCCAAGTGCTGCTGTTCGACGAACCGTTCAGCGCGCTCGACCCGCTGATCCGCCGCGACATGCAGGAAGAGGTCATCCGGCTGCACCGGGAGGAGGGCCGCACGATGGTCTTCATCACCCACGACCTCAACGAGGCGCTGCGGCTCGGTGACCGCATCGCGCTGATGCGCGACGGCGGGATCGTGCAGCTCGGCACCCCGGAGGAGATCGTCGCCAACCCGGCCGACGACTACGTACGCGACTTCGTCCGCGACGTCCCGCGTGAGCAGGTCATCTCCGTACGCCGCGCCATGCGCCCCGCGCGCGACGGCGAGGGCGAGTCGGGCGTCGCCCTGAAGCCCGACACGCTGGTCTCGGACGCGATCGAGGCCGTCGCCCGCAGTGGCGCGTACTGCCGGGTCGTGGACAACAGCCGGACGCTCGGCGTCGTCGGTTACGAGGAACTGCTGGCCGTCGTCGCGGGACTGGACGACGAGGCGGAACCCAAGGAGGTGGCGGCGGTATGA